One region of Micromonospora lupini genomic DNA includes:
- a CDS encoding GH1 family beta-glucosidase, with translation MSNPASPPAVDVLDERPGLTFPPAFLWGAATAAYQIEGGAAEGGRTPSIWDTFSHTEGRVVNGHTGDVACDHYHRLRDDVALMAELGLKSYRFSVSWPRVQPGGSGAANPQGLDFYSRLVDELLAHDIEPWLTLYHWDLPQELEDAGGWPSRDTATRFADYTTLVADALGDRVRYWTTLNEPWCSAFLGYGSGVHAPGRSNGADAVRAGHHLMLGHGLAVQALRAARPTAEVGVTVNLYPVDPASDAPADIDAARRIDGLANRFFLDPLLRGSYPADLVADLRTVTDFDHVRDGDLATIATPLDLVGINYYSRHVVAAPVEGAEPEPDWREPSCWPGSEDVRFVSRGFPVTDMDWEIDAPGLVETLRRVHEEYTDLPLYVTENGSAFVDTVVDGQVDDADRLAYFDAHLRACHEAINAGVPLRGYFAWSLMDNFEWAWGYTKRFGMIHVDYDSQLRIPKSSARWYASVIRRNGLAAQ, from the coding sequence GTGAGCAACCCCGCCAGCCCACCCGCCGTCGACGTCCTCGACGAGCGCCCCGGGCTGACCTTCCCACCCGCCTTCCTGTGGGGCGCCGCGACCGCGGCCTACCAGATCGAGGGGGGCGCGGCCGAGGGCGGTCGCACCCCGTCGATCTGGGACACCTTCAGCCACACCGAGGGCCGGGTGGTCAACGGACACACCGGTGACGTGGCCTGCGACCACTACCACCGGCTCCGTGACGACGTCGCGTTGATGGCCGAGCTGGGCCTGAAGTCGTACCGTTTCTCGGTGTCCTGGCCCCGGGTGCAGCCCGGCGGCTCGGGCGCGGCCAACCCGCAGGGTCTGGACTTCTACAGTCGGCTGGTCGACGAGCTGCTGGCCCACGACATCGAGCCGTGGCTCACCCTCTACCACTGGGACCTCCCGCAGGAGCTGGAGGACGCCGGCGGTTGGCCGTCGCGGGACACCGCGACGCGCTTCGCCGACTACACCACGCTCGTCGCCGACGCGCTCGGCGACCGGGTCCGCTACTGGACGACGCTGAACGAGCCCTGGTGCTCGGCGTTCCTCGGGTACGGGTCCGGCGTGCACGCCCCGGGCCGGTCGAACGGAGCGGACGCGGTCCGCGCCGGACACCACCTGATGCTCGGGCACGGCCTCGCCGTGCAGGCGTTGCGGGCCGCCCGACCCACCGCCGAGGTGGGCGTGACGGTCAACCTGTACCCGGTCGACCCGGCCAGCGACGCTCCCGCCGACATCGACGCCGCCCGGCGGATCGACGGGCTGGCCAACCGCTTCTTCCTCGACCCGCTGCTGCGTGGGTCGTACCCGGCGGACCTGGTGGCCGACCTGCGCACGGTGACCGACTTCGACCACGTACGCGACGGCGATCTGGCGACCATCGCCACGCCGCTGGACCTGGTCGGGATCAACTACTACAGCCGGCACGTGGTCGCCGCGCCGGTCGAGGGCGCCGAGCCCGAGCCGGACTGGCGGGAGCCGTCCTGCTGGCCGGGCAGCGAGGACGTCCGCTTCGTCAGCCGGGGCTTCCCGGTCACCGACATGGACTGGGAGATCGACGCCCCGGGCCTGGTCGAGACGCTGCGGCGGGTGCACGAGGAGTACACCGACCTGCCCCTGTACGTCACCGAGAACGGCTCCGCGTTCGTCGACACGGTCGTCGACGGGCAGGTCGACGACGCCGACCGGCTGGCCTACTTCGACGCCCACCTGCGCGCCTGCCACGAGGCGATCAACGCGGGCGTGCCCCTGCGGGGATACTTCGCCTGGTCACTGATGGATAATTTCGAGTGGGCCTGGGGTTACACCAAGCGCTTCGGCATGATCCACGTCGACTACGACAGCCAGCTTCGCATCCCCAAGTCCAGCGCCAGGTGGTACGCCTCGGTGATCCGACGCAACGGTCTGGCCGCACAATAG
- a CDS encoding LacI family DNA-binding transcriptional regulator gives MTTQRTRSLGRPTLDAVAARAGVGRGTVSRVVNGSPQVSPEARAAVQQAIAELGYVPNRAARALVTQRTDSVALVVSESGERVFTEPFFAAIVRGISSGLLETPMQLWLAMAQSPVERERVEHHLTNQHVDGVLLLSLHDSDPLPTLLEERGLPAVLGGRPARMLQPGAQPAWFVDVDNVGGARQAVEYLTGQGRRRIATIAGPQDMGAGLARLAGYTEAVKATGAGVNPDLIAYGDFSEGSGATAMRRLLEACPDLDAVFVASDLMAFGALRTLRDAGRRVPEDVAVIGFDDAPVARQADPPLTTVFQPVEEMGRQMARLLVARIRGDDLPAPHILLDTQLVHRASA, from the coding sequence ATGACAACGCAGCGCACCCGGTCGCTCGGGCGCCCGACCCTCGACGCGGTCGCGGCGCGCGCCGGCGTGGGTCGAGGCACGGTCTCCCGCGTGGTCAACGGCTCGCCCCAGGTCAGCCCGGAGGCCCGGGCCGCGGTCCAGCAGGCCATCGCCGAGCTGGGGTACGTGCCGAACCGCGCCGCCCGTGCGCTCGTCACCCAGCGGACCGACTCCGTCGCCCTGGTGGTTTCCGAATCCGGTGAACGGGTCTTCACCGAGCCGTTCTTCGCCGCGATCGTGCGGGGGATCAGCTCCGGTCTGCTGGAGACGCCCATGCAGCTCTGGCTGGCGATGGCCCAGTCGCCTGTCGAGCGGGAGCGCGTCGAGCACCACCTCACCAACCAGCACGTCGACGGCGTACTCCTGCTGTCGTTGCACGACTCCGATCCGCTGCCCACCCTGCTGGAGGAGCGCGGTCTGCCCGCGGTGCTCGGCGGCCGGCCGGCCCGGATGCTGCAACCCGGTGCCCAGCCGGCCTGGTTCGTCGACGTGGACAACGTTGGCGGCGCCCGGCAGGCGGTGGAGTACCTGACCGGCCAGGGGCGGCGGCGGATCGCCACCATCGCCGGCCCGCAGGACATGGGCGCGGGCCTGGCCCGACTGGCCGGCTACACCGAGGCCGTCAAGGCCACCGGCGCGGGCGTCAACCCGGACCTGATCGCGTACGGGGACTTCAGCGAGGGCAGCGGGGCGACCGCCATGCGCCGACTGCTGGAGGCATGCCCGGACCTGGACGCCGTCTTCGTCGCGTCCGACCTGATGGCGTTCGGTGCGCTGCGGACCCTGCGCGACGCCGGCCGGCGTGTCCCCGAGGACGTCGCCGTGATCGGCTTCGACGACGCGCCTGTCGCCCGGCAGGCGGATCCGCCGCTGACCACCGTGTTCCAGCCGGTGGAGGAGATGGGCCGGCAGATGGCCCGACTGCTTGTCGCCCGCATCCGCGGTGACGACCTCCCCGCCCCGCACATCCTCCTGGACACCCAACTGGTCCACCGCGCCTCCGCCTAG
- a CDS encoding acyl-CoA dehydrogenase family protein, producing MDFSYDARTEELRDELTRFLTDHVYPAEAVHAEQVTAGDPWSRTPVLAELKAEARKRGLWNLFLPDPRYGAGLTNLQYAPLAELTGRSPHLAPEAVNCAAPDTGNMELLAEFGSPAQQQRWLMPLLEGEIRSAFCMTEPDVASSDATNIATRIVRDGDEYVINGRKWWSSGAMDPRCEIFIVMGKTDPDADRHRQQSMVLVPRDTPGVHVRRGMTVFGYTDGSHGGHAEIDFTDVRVPAENLIGAEGTGFAIAQARLGPGRIHHCMRLVGMAERALELLCKRALERVAFGRPLAEQGVVREWIAESRVRIEQARLLVLKTAWLMDTVGNKGAHTEIQAIKIGTPAMTEWVIDKAIQGYGGAGVSQDTPLAALWAQTRTLRLADGPDEVHRNSLAKRELRRWA from the coding sequence ATGGACTTCTCGTACGACGCCCGGACCGAGGAGCTGCGCGACGAGCTGACCCGGTTCCTGACCGACCACGTCTACCCGGCCGAGGCGGTGCACGCCGAGCAGGTCACCGCGGGTGACCCGTGGTCGCGTACCCCCGTGCTGGCCGAGCTGAAGGCCGAGGCCCGCAAGCGCGGCCTGTGGAACCTGTTCCTGCCCGACCCGCGCTACGGCGCCGGCCTGACCAACCTCCAGTACGCGCCGCTCGCCGAGCTGACCGGGCGCAGCCCGCACCTGGCGCCCGAGGCGGTCAACTGCGCGGCGCCGGACACCGGCAACATGGAGCTGCTTGCCGAGTTCGGCTCCCCGGCGCAGCAGCAGCGCTGGCTGATGCCGCTGCTGGAGGGCGAGATCCGCTCCGCGTTCTGCATGACCGAGCCGGACGTGGCGTCCTCCGACGCCACGAACATCGCCACCCGGATCGTCCGCGACGGCGACGAGTACGTCATCAACGGCCGCAAGTGGTGGTCGTCCGGCGCGATGGACCCGCGCTGCGAGATCTTCATCGTGATGGGCAAGACCGACCCGGACGCCGACAGGCACCGCCAGCAGAGCATGGTGCTGGTCCCCCGGGACACCCCAGGGGTGCACGTCCGCCGGGGCATGACCGTCTTCGGCTACACCGACGGCTCACACGGTGGGCACGCCGAGATCGACTTCACTGACGTCCGGGTTCCGGCGGAGAACCTGATCGGCGCCGAGGGCACCGGCTTCGCCATCGCCCAGGCGCGGCTGGGCCCCGGCCGGATCCACCACTGCATGCGACTTGTCGGAATGGCTGAGCGGGCCTTGGAGCTGCTCTGCAAGCGGGCGCTGGAGCGTGTCGCGTTCGGCCGGCCCCTCGCCGAGCAGGGCGTCGTCCGGGAGTGGATCGCCGAGTCGCGGGTGCGCATCGAGCAGGCCCGCCTGCTGGTGCTCAAGACGGCCTGGCTGATGGACACCGTCGGCAACAAGGGCGCGCACACCGAGATCCAGGCCATCAAGATCGGCACGCCGGCGATGACGGAGTGGGTGATCGACAAGGCCATCCAGGGGTACGGCGGCGCCGGCGTCAGCCAGGACACCCCACTGGCCGCCCTGTGGGCGCAGACCCGCACCCTGCGCCTCGCCGACGGCCCCGACGAGGTGCACCGCAACTCCCTCGCCAAACGCGAACTCCGCCGCTGGGCCTGA
- a CDS encoding carbohydrate ABC transporter permease — protein sequence MSSLKTPAPPGASDRRSRPAPRHSPARRRQLNRLDLRFTPYVFVLPFFVLFAIFGVYPIVYTFWIAMTDRSPMNATISFVGLDNFVELFTNDPQFWNAVVNTFGMFALSTIPQLIIALLLANALNRRIRGQMFFRLAIAMPIITSTAVVALIFSMIYAREFGLMNWLLDLVGVGPIDWRANRFASWFAIATMVDWRWVGYNALIYLAAMQSINKDVYEAAALDGASQRRQFWSITIPQLRPTIIFTLIISTIGGLQLFTEPLMFTSGSGALSGGTEGQFQTITMYLLDVMNQRFRWGYAGAVALVLFLLIASVSFINYLLARRISSDK from the coding sequence ATGAGCTCCCTGAAGACCCCCGCGCCACCGGGTGCGTCGGACCGCCGGTCGCGTCCCGCTCCGCGGCACTCACCGGCGCGCCGCCGGCAGCTGAACCGGCTGGACCTGCGCTTCACCCCGTACGTCTTCGTCCTGCCGTTCTTCGTGCTCTTCGCGATCTTCGGCGTCTACCCGATCGTCTACACGTTCTGGATCGCGATGACCGACAGGTCACCGATGAACGCGACGATCAGCTTCGTCGGTCTGGACAACTTCGTCGAGTTGTTCACGAACGATCCGCAGTTCTGGAACGCGGTGGTGAACACCTTCGGGATGTTCGCGCTCTCCACCATCCCGCAGCTGATCATCGCTCTGCTGCTGGCCAACGCCCTGAACCGGCGCATCCGCGGTCAGATGTTCTTCCGGCTGGCCATCGCGATGCCCATCATCACCTCGACCGCGGTGGTGGCGCTCATCTTCTCGATGATCTACGCCCGCGAGTTCGGCCTGATGAACTGGCTGCTCGACCTGGTCGGCGTCGGCCCGATCGACTGGCGGGCCAACCGCTTCGCCTCCTGGTTCGCCATCGCGACGATGGTCGACTGGCGGTGGGTGGGTTACAACGCCCTGATCTACCTCGCGGCCATGCAGTCGATCAACAAGGACGTGTACGAGGCCGCCGCCCTGGACGGCGCCTCCCAGCGCCGGCAGTTCTGGTCGATCACCATCCCCCAGCTGCGTCCCACAATCATCTTCACGCTGATCATCTCGACCATCGGCGGTCTGCAGCTCTTCACCGAGCCGCTCATGTTCACAAGCGGCTCGGGCGCACTCTCCGGTGGCACGGAGGGGCAGTTCCAGACGATCACGATGTACCTGCTGGACGTGATGAACCAGCGGTTCCGGTGGGGATACGCGGGCGCCGTCGCGCTGGTGCTCTTCCTGCTGATCGCGTCCGTCTCGTTTATCAACTACCTGCTGGCCCGCCGAATCAGCTCCGACAAGTGA
- a CDS encoding amino acid-binding protein, producing the protein MLLRVRVTLPDRPGTLGQVARTLGVSGADIVQVVVLERLGGRAVDDFTVVWPGAARVERLLAGLAAIPGVRVDGVWRAIGAPTTTGQDAELLAQVAANPADGLATLVDAVPGLLAADWAVAAVVPVDWASRTGGGGATVGHASWRAPVPLRLPEVTPLRGRSMTTPDGTHHAIAPFGRAGLVLVVAREHNETLCAANFHSTEVDRLTQLVRASAVILGDRLDLVGTPPVVAGP; encoded by the coding sequence ATGTTGCTGCGAGTTCGGGTCACCCTGCCGGACCGTCCGGGCACCCTCGGCCAGGTCGCCCGCACGCTGGGTGTCTCCGGCGCGGACATCGTCCAGGTCGTGGTCCTCGAGCGTCTCGGCGGGCGCGCGGTGGACGACTTCACTGTGGTGTGGCCCGGCGCGGCTCGGGTCGAGCGGCTGCTGGCGGGCCTCGCGGCGATTCCGGGCGTCCGGGTGGACGGTGTGTGGCGGGCGATCGGCGCGCCCACCACCACCGGCCAGGACGCGGAGCTGCTGGCGCAGGTCGCGGCCAACCCGGCCGACGGGCTGGCGACCCTTGTCGACGCCGTGCCGGGGCTGCTGGCGGCCGACTGGGCGGTCGCCGCGGTGGTCCCGGTGGACTGGGCGTCACGCACCGGGGGCGGTGGCGCCACGGTGGGCCACGCGAGCTGGCGTGCTCCCGTACCGCTGCGGTTGCCCGAGGTGACCCCGTTGCGCGGCCGGTCGATGACCACGCCCGACGGCACCCACCACGCGATCGCCCCGTTCGGCCGGGCCGGCCTGGTGTTGGTGGTGGCCCGCGAGCACAACGAGACCCTCTGCGCCGCGAATTTCCACAGCACCGAGGTCGACCGGCTCACCCAGCTCGTCCGGGCCAGCGCGGTGATCCTCGGCGACCGGCTCGACCTGGTCGGCACGCCGCCTGTCGTCGCCGGCCCCTGA
- a CDS encoding aldehyde dehydrogenase family protein produces MALRLADGTAWSDVLARAVAATPEAFGAEVDGVVTLHNLVEGEWRAVGQPTPARTPVDNSVVVNLSRLDADTARAAVAHAAAAHRAWARTPLADRKARVSDALDALTAHRDLLALLLVWEIGKPWRLACADVDRALDGVRWYAGEIDRMLADGREPLAGPVSNIASWNYPMSVLVHAELVQLLAGNAVIAKTPSQGGAVCLTVAHALLRRAGLPATLVSGGGEELSEVLVRAPEIGAVAFVGGRSNGGKVAAALLDSDKRHFIEQEGLNAWGIWNFSKWDLLAAHLKKGFEYGKQRCTAYPRFVVQRDLVDEFLDMYLPVVRSVRFGHPLAVGDDWTAGDPLPELDFGPLISAAKADELRRKVDEAVRGGAVPLHRGKLTGAPFLPGQDTSAYVAPSVLLAPPGRSRLMHAEPFGPVDTIVVVDTTDELLAAMNASNGALVASLACDDTDEAGKLAVDLQAFKVGINRPRSRGDRDEPFGGRGASWKGAFVGGDLLVQAVTVGGDGRLYGTFPDYTSYPAT; encoded by the coding sequence ATGGCACTACGACTCGCCGACGGCACCGCCTGGTCCGACGTCCTCGCCCGGGCAGTCGCCGCCACACCTGAGGCGTTCGGCGCCGAGGTGGACGGCGTCGTCACGCTGCACAACCTGGTCGAGGGTGAGTGGAGAGCCGTCGGCCAGCCGACGCCGGCCCGCACCCCCGTCGACAACAGCGTCGTCGTCAACCTGTCCCGGCTCGACGCCGACACCGCCCGCGCCGCGGTCGCGCATGCGGCCGCCGCGCACCGGGCCTGGGCGCGCACCCCGCTGGCCGACCGCAAGGCCCGGGTCTCCGACGCCCTGGACGCCCTCACCGCCCACCGTGACCTGCTCGCGCTGCTGCTCGTCTGGGAGATCGGCAAGCCGTGGCGGCTGGCCTGCGCAGACGTGGACCGGGCGCTCGACGGCGTCCGCTGGTACGCGGGCGAGATCGACCGGATGCTCGCCGACGGCCGCGAGCCCCTGGCCGGTCCGGTCAGCAACATCGCTTCGTGGAACTACCCGATGAGCGTCCTCGTGCACGCCGAACTGGTCCAACTGCTGGCCGGCAACGCAGTCATCGCCAAGACTCCGTCCCAGGGCGGCGCCGTCTGCCTGACCGTCGCGCACGCGCTGCTGCGCCGCGCCGGCCTGCCCGCCACCCTCGTGTCCGGCGGCGGCGAGGAGCTGTCCGAGGTGCTCGTCCGGGCGCCCGAAATCGGGGCGGTGGCGTTCGTCGGCGGCCGTTCCAACGGCGGCAAGGTGGCCGCCGCGCTGCTCGACAGCGACAAGCGGCACTTCATCGAGCAGGAGGGTCTCAACGCCTGGGGGATCTGGAACTTCTCCAAGTGGGACCTGCTCGCCGCGCACCTCAAGAAGGGCTTCGAGTACGGCAAGCAGCGCTGCACCGCGTACCCCCGGTTCGTGGTGCAGCGCGACCTGGTCGACGAGTTCCTCGACATGTACCTGCCGGTCGTACGCTCGGTCCGGTTCGGTCACCCCCTCGCGGTCGGGGACGACTGGACGGCCGGTGACCCGCTGCCCGAGCTGGACTTCGGGCCGCTGATCAGCGCCGCCAAGGCCGACGAGCTGCGCCGCAAGGTCGACGAGGCGGTACGCGGCGGCGCGGTGCCGCTGCACCGGGGCAAGCTGACCGGAGCGCCGTTCCTGCCCGGGCAGGACACCTCGGCGTACGTGGCGCCGTCGGTGCTGCTCGCCCCACCCGGGCGGTCCCGGCTGATGCACGCCGAGCCGTTCGGCCCGGTCGACACGATAGTCGTGGTGGACACCACCGACGAGCTGCTGGCAGCGATGAACGCCTCCAACGGCGCGCTCGTCGCGTCGCTCGCCTGCGACGACACCGACGAGGCCGGCAAGCTCGCGGTGGATCTCCAGGCGTTCAAGGTGGGCATCAACAGGCCGCGCTCACGCGGCGACCGGGACGAGCCGTTCGGGGGCCGGGGCGCGTCCTGGAAGGGAGCGTTCGTCGGCGGCGACCTGCTGGTGCAGGCGGTCACCGTGGGTGGCGACGGCAGGCTCTACGGCACCTTCCCCGACTACACCAGCTACCCCGCCACCTGA
- a CDS encoding GNAT family N-acetyltransferase, with protein sequence MTLWRIRATVDDRPGYLSVLTASLALRGVNILTVQVQPTEQGAVDDFLVDAPDALDAAELIAAVERGRGRDCWVARSEARGLADQPTRVLGLANRLVRDPDAAGAALRTLLGADSVSWRPASTGDERGITGTTMLLADPAGGSFALRRAAPAFTPAEYARAQALVELAATVVRRAAEQITLVLPDGAEVAVRPAGADDLSAAVELHEACSPRSRQRRYLGGAALPRPARLRRLLEPSRGLTLVATTTDGGGGLVAMANLAGEGDEAEVALLVRDDWQRRGLGSALLRRLVRHADEAGYAALVLHVQTDNAPMLRTLRRLNRSSSAERDGGLLTLTVPLAAGRTGASLTPGA encoded by the coding sequence ATGACATTGTGGCGGATTCGGGCCACCGTGGACGACCGGCCGGGTTACCTGTCGGTTCTCACGGCGAGCCTCGCGCTGCGTGGGGTCAACATCCTCACCGTGCAGGTGCAGCCCACCGAGCAGGGCGCGGTGGACGATTTCCTTGTCGACGCGCCGGACGCGCTCGACGCGGCCGAGTTGATCGCGGCCGTCGAGCGGGGTCGTGGCCGGGACTGCTGGGTGGCGCGCAGCGAGGCGCGCGGCCTGGCCGACCAGCCGACCCGGGTCCTCGGGCTGGCCAACCGGCTGGTGCGTGACCCGGACGCGGCGGGTGCGGCGCTGCGGACCCTGCTGGGCGCCGACTCGGTCAGCTGGCGGCCGGCGTCGACAGGCGACGAGCGGGGCATCACCGGCACCACGATGCTGCTTGCCGACCCGGCGGGCGGCTCGTTCGCGCTGCGCCGGGCCGCGCCCGCCTTCACCCCCGCGGAGTACGCCCGGGCGCAGGCCCTGGTCGAGCTGGCCGCGACCGTGGTGCGTCGGGCCGCCGAGCAGATCACACTTGTGCTGCCCGACGGTGCCGAGGTGGCAGTGCGGCCGGCAGGCGCGGACGACCTGTCCGCCGCGGTGGAGCTGCACGAGGCGTGCTCGCCGCGCAGCCGGCAACGGCGTTACCTGGGCGGGGCGGCCCTGCCGCGGCCGGCCCGGCTGCGCCGGCTGCTGGAGCCGAGCCGAGGGCTCACCCTGGTCGCCACGACCACTGACGGGGGCGGCGGGCTGGTCGCGATGGCGAACCTGGCCGGCGAGGGCGACGAGGCCGAGGTGGCGCTGCTGGTGCGCGACGACTGGCAGCGCCGCGGCCTGGGCTCCGCGCTGCTGCGCCGGCTGGTCCGGCACGCCGACGAGGCCGGGTACGCGGCGCTGGTGCTGCACGTGCAGACGGACAACGCGCCGATGCTGCGAACACTGCGCCGGCTGAACCGGTCCAGCTCAGCGGAGCGCGACGGCGGGCTGCTCACCCTCACCGTCCCGCTCGCCGCAGGTCGCACGGGCGCATCCCTGACGCCGGGCGCGTAG
- a CDS encoding phosphotransferase family protein — MTDPAVSALRPGAVPASPAGLDLDRLAGHLARHRPELAVGPVRAHLIAGGKSNLTYLLRLGDREVVLRRPPLGHVLATAHDMAREFRVISALAPTEVPVPGALLLCTDPGVIGAPFYLMERMPGEVFRTRAQTDPLGDERRLALAMAMMDTLAALHTVDPADVGLGDFGRPEGYLARQVRRWAGQLDRSRSRDLPGIDELRDLLAATAPEGANAGRIVHGDYRLDNLLASADPVAVHAVLDWEMATLGDPLADLGLLLTYWDVLGGSDSAEGNPVADGLGPRAGFPTGAELIERYAGRSDVDVGPLHWHVALGCFKLAVICEGIHYRHTLGQTLGEGFDRIGEMVAPLVAHGLTAARER; from the coding sequence ATGACCGATCCGGCCGTCAGCGCGCTCCGGCCGGGCGCGGTTCCGGCCTCCCCCGCCGGGCTCGACCTCGATCGGCTCGCCGGCCATCTGGCGCGGCACCGGCCCGAGCTGGCCGTGGGGCCGGTGCGGGCCCACCTGATCGCGGGCGGCAAGTCCAACCTCACCTACCTGCTGCGGCTCGGCGACCGGGAGGTCGTGCTGCGCCGGCCGCCGCTGGGGCACGTGCTGGCGACCGCACACGACATGGCCCGCGAGTTCCGGGTCATCTCGGCGCTGGCCCCGACCGAGGTGCCGGTGCCGGGCGCGCTGCTGCTCTGCACCGACCCCGGGGTGATCGGTGCGCCGTTCTACCTGATGGAGCGGATGCCCGGCGAGGTGTTCCGCACCCGTGCGCAGACCGACCCGCTCGGCGACGAGCGACGACTGGCGCTCGCCATGGCGATGATGGACACGCTCGCCGCGCTGCACACAGTCGACCCGGCGGACGTCGGGCTCGGCGACTTCGGCCGCCCCGAGGGATACCTGGCCCGGCAGGTCCGCCGCTGGGCCGGGCAACTCGACCGCTCGCGCAGCCGCGACCTGCCCGGGATCGACGAGCTGCGTGACCTGCTGGCCGCGACCGCCCCGGAGGGCGCGAACGCCGGCCGGATCGTGCACGGCGACTACCGGCTGGACAATCTTCTCGCCTCGGCCGACCCGGTGGCCGTGCACGCCGTCCTCGACTGGGAGATGGCCACCCTCGGCGACCCTCTCGCCGACCTGGGGCTGCTCCTGACGTACTGGGATGTCCTCGGCGGCAGCGACTCGGCCGAGGGCAACCCGGTCGCCGACGGGCTCGGACCGCGCGCCGGCTTCCCCACCGGCGCCGAGCTGATCGAGCGGTACGCCGGGCGCAGCGACGTGGACGTCGGGCCGCTGCACTGGCACGTGGCGCTCGGCTGTTTCAAGCTCGCGGTGATCTGCGAGGGCATCCACTACCGCCACACGCTCGGGCAGACGCTCGGCGAGGGCTTCGACCGGATCGGCGAGATGGTGGCACCGCTGGTCGCGCACGGGCTGACCGCCGCCAGGGAGCGGTGA
- a CDS encoding carbohydrate ABC transporter permease has translation MTSTTLRPPAVQPPASRPGIRHRAEKLWTASPLTWFGLVLGVILSLFPFYWMIVIASRTSDAANSWPPPFLPGGKLGENIQRVLDNGDANIVKGLLNSFLVSGTITVATVFFGSLAGFAFAKLRFRGKNALLLIILASMMIPIQLGVLPLYILMAKLEWLNTMPSVTVPFLIGGFGIFMMRQYAEQAVPNELIEAARVDGCSTWRVYWHVVVPALRPAAAVLGLLTFMEQWNQFFWPFVVLADPANPTVQISLRSLNTAYFADNSQIFAGTLIATLPLFIVFVLFGRQIIGGIMEGAVKS, from the coding sequence ATGACCAGTACCACTCTGCGACCGCCGGCGGTCCAGCCGCCGGCCAGTCGCCCCGGCATTCGCCACCGGGCGGAGAAGCTCTGGACGGCCAGTCCGCTGACCTGGTTCGGCCTCGTCCTGGGCGTGATCCTGTCGCTCTTCCCGTTCTACTGGATGATCGTCATCGCCTCGCGGACCAGCGACGCCGCGAACTCCTGGCCGCCGCCCTTCCTGCCGGGCGGCAAGCTGGGCGAGAACATCCAGCGGGTGCTCGACAACGGCGACGCGAACATCGTCAAGGGCCTGCTGAACTCGTTCCTGGTCTCGGGCACGATCACGGTGGCTACCGTGTTCTTCGGCTCGCTCGCCGGGTTCGCGTTCGCGAAACTGCGTTTCCGCGGCAAGAACGCGCTGTTGCTGATCATCCTGGCCTCGATGATGATTCCCATTCAGCTCGGCGTGCTGCCGCTGTACATCCTGATGGCGAAGCTGGAATGGCTGAACACCATGCCGTCGGTGACCGTGCCGTTCCTGATCGGCGGGTTCGGCATCTTCATGATGCGGCAGTACGCCGAACAGGCCGTGCCCAACGAGCTCATCGAGGCGGCCCGCGTCGACGGCTGCTCCACCTGGCGCGTCTACTGGCACGTGGTCGTGCCGGCGCTGCGACCCGCGGCGGCCGTGCTCGGGCTGCTCACCTTCATGGAGCAGTGGAACCAGTTCTTCTGGCCATTCGTGGTGCTCGCCGACCCGGCCAATCCGACCGTGCAGATCTCACTGCGCAGTCTGAACACCGCGTACTTCGCGGACAATTCTCAGATCTTCGCGGGTACGCTCATCGCGACCCTTCCGTTGTTCATCGTGTTCGTTCTGTTCGGCCGCCAGATCATTGGCGGGATCATGGAAGGTGCCGTCAAGTCGTGA